The Acropora palmata chromosome 10, jaAcrPala1.3, whole genome shotgun sequence genome contains a region encoding:
- the LOC141895474 gene encoding uncharacterized protein LOC141895474 — protein MSCTRAQRDMSWKESLELRASKTYPDKGYYLSNQIQARNKTKPPSWLSVKKEARRRIRFTSVCTDRILASKRSKTRLKMPRKKKKNTKWREVKPTSPRIPAKTAGKDHKMPRFFYSGQPVPLGLFIKGHSHKCSYPMY, from the exons ATGAGCTGCACACG TGCTCAGCGTGATATGTCCTGGAAGGAATCACTTGAGCTGAGAGCGAGTAAAACTTATCCAGATAAGGGCTACTATTTGTCAAATCAG ATCCAGGCccgaaataaaacaaaaccgCCATCTTGGTTATCTGTGAAAAAGGAAGCAAGAAGAAGAATTCGATTTACGTCAGTTTGTACAGACCGAATACTGGCCAGCAAAAGAAGCAAGACACGTTTGAAGatgccaagaaaaaaaaaaaaaaacacaaaatg GAGGGAGGTAAAGCCAACATCTCCAAGAATACCAGCTAAAACAGCAGGAAAGGATCACAAGATGCCCAGGTTCTTTTATTCTGGCCAACCTGTGCCACTTGGCCTTTTTATAAAGGGTCACTCCCACAAATGTTCGTACCCAAtgtattag